The Flavobacteriales bacterium genome includes a window with the following:
- a CDS encoding helix-turn-helix domain-containing protein has product MDVICLQEEAFYKLIETVVDRINEKKGISENRWIRGEEAMEVLGIKSRTTLQKLRDDGWIRFSQPNKKIIMYDRASILEYLENHAKDSF; this is encoded by the coding sequence ATGGACGTAATTTGTTTACAAGAAGAAGCCTTTTACAAACTTATTGAAACAGTAGTTGACCGTATCAATGAGAAGAAAGGTATTTCCGAGAATCGCTGGATTCGTGGTGAAGAAGCCATGGAGGTGTTAGGCATCAAGAGCCGGACTACGTTGCAGAAACTTCGTGATGATGGTTGGATTCGCTTTTCGCAGCCAAATAAGAAGATAATCATGTACGATAGAGCTTCCATATTGGAATACCTTGAGAATCACGCAAAAGACTCATTCTGA
- a CDS encoding T9SS type A sorting domain-containing protein, which produces MDKITRWFGLFQCILVSYSANIRAQNWQSVDTGLSLNPRVMYSDGLELYVGTEVYNNSHNPISKWNGMEWDSIDNGCGMGPVLAITKFNGNLIAAGSCDIQYWNGSAWSLLGGGSNSAVLGMGIFEDDLIAVGWFDTIGSVAASRVARWDGQQWSAIDTTKWGVSATACAIEYQGDLYIGGNMHNTELDIDRIARWDGSQWHKVGNGIRGGIASVNCFEIYQGYLFVGGRFFAGNGNPGPNIARWNGQEWLDVGGGIYEPGGLGCDVRDMVVFEGELYAVGTCQQAGGVDALYVAKWDGEEWCGFGDVFDNTIGAITVHQGELYIGGGFRTINNDTILRVAKWVGDDFTDRCGTLSVVEEVETNSTELTIYPNPTNSATTLTWQGQSHGNYQLHLYDASGRQLTPSVIAQEAGKLEIDMSNLAQGIYFGQLFIGEAIRSFTVVKQDL; this is translated from the coding sequence ATGGATAAGATAACCAGATGGTTCGGTTTGTTTCAATGTATTCTGGTGTCCTATTCTGCAAATATTAGGGCACAGAATTGGCAATCAGTTGATACAGGGTTGTCGTTGAATCCTAGAGTGATGTATTCGGATGGACTTGAATTGTACGTGGGGACTGAGGTTTATAATAACTCACATAACCCAATCAGTAAATGGAATGGAATGGAATGGGATTCGATAGACAATGGATGTGGAATGGGACCTGTTTTGGCTATTACCAAATTCAACGGAAACCTGATTGCGGCAGGAAGCTGTGATATACAATACTGGAATGGTTCAGCATGGTCGTTACTCGGAGGCGGCAGCAATTCAGCTGTATTGGGCATGGGTATTTTTGAGGATGATCTTATTGCCGTTGGTTGGTTCGACACCATAGGTTCAGTTGCTGCAAGTCGGGTAGCTAGATGGGACGGTCAGCAATGGAGTGCCATCGATACAACAAAATGGGGCGTTAGTGCAACGGCTTGTGCTATAGAATATCAGGGAGATCTATACATCGGAGGCAATATGCATAATACTGAACTTGACATTGACCGCATTGCCCGATGGGATGGTTCTCAATGGCACAAGGTGGGTAACGGCATTCGTGGTGGAATCGCTTCTGTCAACTGCTTCGAGATCTATCAGGGATACCTGTTTGTCGGTGGTCGGTTCTTTGCCGGAAACGGTAATCCAGGGCCGAACATCGCCCGTTGGAATGGACAGGAATGGTTGGATGTGGGAGGCGGCATCTATGAACCCGGAGGTTTGGGCTGCGATGTGCGCGACATGGTAGTGTTTGAAGGTGAACTCTACGCTGTAGGTACTTGCCAACAGGCAGGAGGAGTGGATGCCCTCTATGTTGCCAAGTGGGATGGAGAAGAATGGTGTGGCTTCGGTGATGTATTCGACAATACTATTGGCGCGATTACTGTTCATCAAGGAGAACTCTATATCGGAGGGGGCTTCAGAACCATAAATAATGATACCATCCTTCGGGTGGCCAAATGGGTAGGTGACGATTTCACAGACCGGTGCGGTACACTTTCTGTAGTAGAAGAGGTAGAGACCAACTCAACCGAATTAACAATATACCCCAACCCCACAAACTCAGCCACTACCCTCACTTGGCAAGGTCAAAGCCATGGCAATTACCAGCTACATCTGTATGATGCCAGCGGCCGTCAATTGACGCCATCTGTAATTGCTCAAGAAGCAGGAAAGCTTGAGATTGACATGTCCAATCTTGCACAGGGCATCTATTTCGGGCAGTTATTTATTGGAGAGGCGATTCGGAGTTTTACGGTCGTGAAACAAGATCTATAG
- a CDS encoding Fic family protein — protein MKPFKSGKFIQQYKYKSFLPTLLKETFDWRSATVLSLLEKASAQLGELNSYSKTVPDINFFIEMHKAKEATTSSRIEGTRTSIDEAVLFESDVNPEKRDDWEEVQNYIKALNHSLARLGELPLCIRLLREAHEILLSGVRGENKLPGTIRTSQNWIGGADIKSAMFIPPHHNDLSDLLTDLENFWHEESSEMPLLIKTAISHYQFETIHPFLDGNGRIGRLLITLQLLDSQLLDRPTLYISDFFEKNRSAYYDALMTTRESNDMDHWLRFFLTGVIETAKSSKKTFVQIGALRKSYNERVAQLGRRSKLADALILKMYSNPIMSPREVESELDIAPATANSLLKAMEEIGLVEEKSGRARNRLYVLHEYLGIFE, from the coding sequence ATGAAACCTTTCAAATCAGGCAAATTCATACAACAGTATAAGTACAAGAGTTTCCTTCCAACATTATTGAAGGAGACTTTTGATTGGAGGAGTGCAACTGTCCTTAGTCTATTGGAAAAGGCATCAGCCCAGTTAGGAGAATTGAACTCGTATAGTAAAACTGTGCCTGACATCAACTTCTTTATTGAGATGCATAAGGCAAAGGAAGCTACCACCTCAAGTAGAATTGAAGGAACCCGAACAAGTATTGATGAAGCGGTTCTCTTTGAAAGTGATGTGAATCCTGAAAAGAGGGATGATTGGGAAGAAGTTCAGAACTATATCAAGGCTCTTAATCACTCGCTGGCAAGATTAGGCGAACTTCCCCTTTGTATTCGTCTGTTACGAGAAGCACATGAAATATTGCTTTCAGGTGTTCGTGGTGAGAATAAGTTGCCCGGAACTATTAGAACAAGTCAGAACTGGATTGGTGGTGCAGATATTAAAAGTGCCATGTTCATTCCTCCACATCATAATGACCTTTCAGACCTTCTGACCGACCTTGAGAATTTTTGGCATGAAGAATCTTCGGAAATGCCTTTGCTTATCAAAACAGCAATCAGTCACTATCAGTTTGAGACAATCCACCCTTTTCTTGACGGAAATGGAAGGATTGGCCGATTGCTTATTACCCTACAATTGCTGGACTCACAGCTTTTGGACAGACCAACATTATATATTTCAGACTTCTTTGAAAAGAACCGTTCTGCGTACTATGATGCACTTATGACAACTCGTGAATCTAACGACATGGATCATTGGTTGCGGTTCTTTCTTACTGGTGTTATCGAAACTGCTAAGAGTAGTAAAAAGACATTCGTTCAAATTGGAGCATTACGCAAATCATATAATGAACGAGTTGCACAGTTAGGTAGAAGGTCAAAACTAGCCGATGCTTTAATTCTGAAAATGTACTCAAACCCAATCATGTCTCCTAGAGAGGTTGAAAGTGAATTGGACATTGCACCTGCTACAGCAAATAGCTTACTTAAGGCAATGGAAGAAATTGGACTAGTTGAAGAAAAATCAGGAAGAGCAAGAAACCGACTGTACGTGTTGCATGAGTATTTGGGGATTTTTGAGTAA
- a CDS encoding Mov34/MPN/PAD-1 family protein: protein MNIKFQQPKLGLTLLLPEKILQQIQHLASQHYPKEFGGIFLGSSVDETTTLISCSVIPDKYVSDKTSFTRHPDNLNDEIHRAYNESNGQINYLGEWHTHPDGSPNYSTKDLNTMRDIGESDTVVTDHPLLLIMGIKRSKCAIKLYILHNKSLFEYGQARH from the coding sequence ATGAATATTAAGTTCCAACAACCAAAGCTAGGTCTCACCTTGCTTTTACCTGAAAAAATTCTTCAGCAAATTCAACATTTGGCCAGCCAGCACTACCCAAAAGAATTTGGAGGCATTTTTCTCGGTTCCTCGGTTGATGAGACTACAACTCTCATTTCATGTAGCGTCATCCCTGATAAGTACGTGAGTGACAAAACCAGTTTTACCCGACACCCTGACAACTTGAATGATGAAATACACAGAGCTTATAATGAATCAAATGGTCAAATCAACTATTTAGGAGAATGGCACACACACCCAGATGGAAGCCCTAACTACAGTACAAAAGACCTAAATACAATGAGGGACATTGGGGAATCTGATACAGTGGTCACGGACCATCCACTCCTGCTAATCATGGGAATAAAACGTTCCAAGTGTGCTATCAAACTTTATATATTACACAATAAATCATTATTCGAATATGGGCAAGCTAGACATTAA
- a CDS encoding nucleotidyltransferase domain-containing protein, whose protein sequence is MIGDAHILKVIKQKKLEPLSKTDPRLKPLLNTLKSWAGESLAGNVTSGIKVSGSTAKGTALKGKADLDLLISLKDSTKGTLEGRYDSLFKYLQIHEERLGITKRRRQNVSIRVYTKDYKIDLVPAKKLPGVHNWHYILVRRDSKNRTKTNVDLHIQTVKKSGRQNEILATKIWRDNLKLDFPSIYLELVVIESLRNKGKDQIALNFTRVLEYLSTDFVDKKVVDPANAANTISNLLSKTQKKTIATQARQTLKERFWVNKIW, encoded by the coding sequence ATGATAGGAGATGCCCACATATTAAAAGTCATCAAGCAGAAAAAACTAGAGCCGCTAAGCAAGACTGACCCAAGGCTTAAACCACTACTGAATACCTTAAAATCTTGGGCGGGAGAATCTTTAGCAGGCAACGTTACTTCTGGAATTAAGGTGTCTGGATCGACAGCAAAAGGAACAGCTTTAAAAGGAAAAGCTGATCTTGATTTGCTTATTTCCTTAAAGGATTCTACCAAAGGCACATTAGAAGGCAGATACGACTCTCTGTTCAAATATTTGCAAATTCATGAAGAGAGACTCGGTATCACGAAGAGACGAAGACAAAATGTCTCCATTCGTGTCTATACTAAAGATTATAAAATAGATCTCGTTCCAGCCAAAAAATTACCAGGCGTGCATAATTGGCATTATATACTCGTCAGAAGAGATTCCAAAAATCGTACTAAGACTAATGTAGATTTACATATTCAAACGGTTAAAAAGTCTGGTAGACAAAATGAGATTCTTGCCACTAAAATTTGGCGGGACAATTTAAAATTAGACTTTCCTTCAATCTATCTTGAACTTGTCGTAATAGAGAGTCTTCGTAACAAAGGAAAAGACCAAATTGCTCTAAACTTCACCAGAGTACTTGAGTATTTGAGTACTGACTTTGTCGACAAAAAAGTTGTAGATCCCGCAAATGCCGCTAATACAATTTCAAACCTGCTGAGTAAAACTCAGAAAAAGACTATCGCCACTCAAGCTAGACAAACACTCAAGGAGCGTTTTTGGGTCAACAAAATCTGGTAG
- a CDS encoding SEC-C domain-containing protein: protein MAAKIGRNDPCPCGSGKKFKKCCIKKEQQFSKPNSSTPLGDLISRYDTDDLLKINAACQLVPQNHGKNVRFEIIARQLTRSIQTSVKPEIQFSSLLKFFKENLTDHYLEDPVSSFFSENISWYGGDHTVLPGLTTGGTRILRTTLEAIFLQKNQLPIQFKHRIGQATTLILAISESITSNAGLTRNLFEEPIETEIEIPERSRLEFLKQVVTFSQDEIKDLVNTVNSSIQAFEAFVVDREDKDLYGDDADSNPLLRRPIVKTIDGEYVFALPTAIVDCLLQYLKEQSMEFGCQDMLLELIAGTQWDNSKKLLTKIDWAETSIQLPPSESKLFESVYRFDNDKLAYVRFIMPGMSNPEDQRNAFENIGKGKRKPRDKRVNVVIDFLRNELNVDYPYRYFILNILGESFTVDYYSFSTNGSKNDLDQLLVLKYGELETLVHSEELDALGLWKFANVRTATYSNSSVPSMPLFGILDSYSYYRTNGQSLTPSDAPKMSFMSFSVGLSNDFEREVQGHRDEHSVRQRFNGEIRLAPVTRYKDFAPIYGLREQNGARHELVLECFSSPLWVKNTQAKQPADKWMINIFSEAIVYWIFRMKDELKPYLNQFTANQPVEIEIELEDGIIHPSVVDEIKSSKTDIEVECLPESLSLMVKLSEKIMFDLMKSNNVGEQKIMRSVLSGMSDLLKSSELEYPEIDLVDTWVKKIMIPTSAKMIIVVDSSRDLRLDNRWILPFRAIQESDVSHILENLVDKLDLESPIPETIDNIEDKKKLCNRIVAKLVDEIVLKMQKYPSETLLKWLMSMHEGCIQKREYQEIDIPAKVSCCSDFASEVGKLVKTNKEFVQTTLAVRCLIEFVAAQPGTGDKWVNLDDLDELIALMEQVFQWGMMSDSIELGMDDPQMGLLPSGQIGTESEFLSNYLKPFSHAMAESSIVNFQENFDVAFEGRPEVSEKPRDKPLMATKLDEAFKEEFGIEYTALLKVMWALAEIAIDGGDSVAIKDVDDLAKLTGKMKSMAESEVDTAIELLSLYPRKSIVKVPKGFEQGDIYPWRYNRELSYLRKPIIRDLNDKCLWSYRHMIDCVHNLQFLIQTGRLKAKDGGKLSAFIKGVNVQKGKDFRNDVATWLGQETSLEIVPHEVKPFRLSGLDEDRKFGDIDIAAIDKTRRVFYSIECKNTVGARVMHEMKTEMDKYLGRTEADSWVHKHARRHEWLLKNQNLLGEFVENPEKFKIVSLLLTSTDLPVIYLAKEKSPLPLVSFPSLKRNGVAAFNVR from the coding sequence ATGGCGGCTAAGATTGGAAGAAACGACCCTTGTCCCTGCGGTAGTGGAAAAAAGTTCAAGAAATGTTGTATCAAAAAGGAGCAACAGTTCTCGAAACCGAACTCCTCAACTCCGTTGGGAGATTTAATATCACGGTATGACACGGATGATCTACTGAAAATTAACGCTGCTTGCCAACTGGTTCCTCAGAACCATGGCAAGAATGTTCGTTTCGAAATTATTGCAAGGCAACTGACACGATCTATTCAGACATCTGTTAAGCCTGAAATTCAATTTTCTAGTTTGTTAAAGTTCTTCAAAGAGAACCTGACAGATCATTATTTAGAAGATCCAGTAAGTTCTTTTTTCTCTGAGAACATTAGTTGGTATGGAGGAGACCACACGGTCCTCCCTGGACTTACCACAGGCGGGACAAGAATTCTGCGAACCACCCTAGAGGCAATCTTTTTGCAAAAGAACCAGTTGCCAATCCAATTTAAACATAGAATAGGGCAAGCTACTACCCTTATTCTTGCAATTAGCGAAAGCATTACCTCCAATGCTGGCCTAACCCGAAATCTTTTTGAAGAACCGATAGAAACAGAAATCGAAATTCCTGAAAGAAGTCGACTGGAATTTCTCAAGCAGGTTGTGACATTTAGTCAAGATGAGATAAAAGACTTGGTTAATACCGTCAATTCATCAATTCAAGCATTTGAGGCATTTGTTGTTGATAGGGAGGATAAGGACTTGTATGGTGACGATGCCGATTCCAACCCACTTTTACGAAGACCGATTGTCAAAACTATTGATGGTGAATATGTTTTTGCTTTGCCTACAGCAATTGTTGACTGCCTATTACAGTATTTAAAAGAGCAATCGATGGAATTTGGTTGTCAAGATATGCTCTTGGAACTTATTGCTGGAACACAATGGGATAATTCAAAAAAGCTATTGACAAAGATTGACTGGGCTGAAACGAGTATACAACTTCCCCCCTCAGAGTCTAAACTTTTTGAAAGCGTATACAGGTTTGATAACGACAAGTTGGCCTACGTCCGTTTCATTATGCCGGGGATGAGTAATCCGGAAGACCAACGCAATGCATTTGAGAATATTGGTAAGGGAAAAAGAAAGCCTCGGGATAAGCGAGTCAATGTCGTAATAGACTTCTTAAGAAATGAACTGAATGTTGATTATCCATACAGATACTTCATTCTCAATATTCTTGGCGAGAGTTTTACAGTTGATTATTATTCGTTTTCTACAAACGGCTCAAAAAATGATTTGGACCAACTGCTTGTTCTCAAATACGGTGAGCTGGAGACTCTTGTGCATTCTGAGGAGTTAGATGCTTTAGGTCTATGGAAGTTTGCGAACGTTCGAACAGCTACGTACTCTAACTCTTCGGTTCCATCTATGCCGTTGTTTGGAATACTTGATTCGTATTCATATTACAGGACCAATGGACAATCACTTACTCCATCAGATGCTCCAAAAATGTCATTTATGAGCTTCTCCGTTGGTTTGTCCAATGATTTTGAAAGGGAGGTGCAGGGGCATAGAGATGAACACTCCGTTCGTCAGCGTTTCAATGGAGAAATAAGGTTGGCTCCGGTTACCAGGTATAAGGACTTTGCACCGATTTATGGACTTAGAGAACAAAATGGCGCCAGACACGAATTGGTTCTTGAATGTTTTTCTTCTCCGTTGTGGGTTAAAAATACGCAAGCGAAGCAGCCAGCTGATAAGTGGATGATAAACATTTTCTCCGAGGCCATAGTCTATTGGATTTTCAGAATGAAAGACGAGTTGAAGCCGTATCTAAATCAATTTACGGCCAATCAACCTGTCGAAATCGAGATAGAACTGGAAGACGGTATTATTCACCCATCTGTTGTTGATGAGATAAAGAGTTCAAAAACGGACATTGAAGTTGAGTGTTTGCCCGAGAGTCTTTCTCTTATGGTTAAGTTATCCGAAAAAATCATGTTTGACCTGATGAAGTCAAACAATGTGGGGGAGCAAAAAATAATGAGAAGTGTCCTTTCCGGGATGTCGGATTTACTTAAATCCTCTGAACTTGAATACCCAGAAATAGACTTGGTTGATACATGGGTCAAGAAGATCATGATACCAACCTCGGCTAAAATGATAATCGTTGTAGATTCTAGCCGAGACCTTCGACTGGATAACAGGTGGATTCTACCTTTTAGAGCGATTCAAGAAAGTGATGTGTCACACATTCTAGAAAACTTAGTAGACAAACTGGACTTGGAATCGCCAATACCAGAGACAATCGACAACATTGAAGACAAAAAGAAACTTTGCAACAGAATCGTGGCCAAGTTGGTGGACGAGATTGTCCTCAAAATGCAAAAATATCCAAGCGAAACCCTCTTGAAATGGCTTATGAGTATGCATGAAGGCTGTATTCAGAAGCGAGAGTATCAGGAAATAGATATTCCAGCAAAAGTTTCCTGTTGCAGTGACTTTGCTTCGGAAGTGGGAAAACTAGTAAAGACTAATAAGGAGTTTGTACAAACTACACTCGCTGTTCGTTGCTTGATAGAATTTGTGGCCGCGCAGCCTGGAACGGGTGACAAATGGGTGAACCTTGATGACCTAGATGAGTTGATAGCCCTTATGGAACAGGTATTCCAATGGGGGATGATGTCGGATTCAATAGAACTTGGGATGGATGATCCCCAAATGGGCTTACTGCCTTCTGGTCAAATTGGAACGGAATCGGAGTTTCTATCCAATTACCTGAAACCGTTTTCACATGCCATGGCAGAATCGTCCATTGTCAACTTTCAAGAGAATTTTGATGTTGCGTTTGAAGGTCGACCAGAGGTAAGCGAAAAACCTCGTGACAAGCCATTAATGGCCACTAAGCTGGATGAAGCGTTTAAAGAGGAATTTGGGATTGAGTATACCGCTCTGTTAAAGGTTATGTGGGCCTTAGCAGAGATAGCTATCGATGGAGGTGATTCAGTAGCAATTAAGGATGTTGATGATTTAGCGAAATTGACAGGAAAGATGAAAAGCATGGCTGAATCGGAAGTGGACACGGCAATAGAACTGTTGAGCTTGTACCCTCGCAAGTCAATAGTCAAAGTCCCGAAAGGTTTTGAGCAAGGAGACATATATCCATGGCGATATAATAGAGAATTGTCCTATCTACGTAAACCAATCATCCGAGACTTAAATGACAAATGTCTTTGGAGTTATCGACATATGATAGACTGTGTTCACAATCTCCAATTCCTAATTCAGACCGGAAGATTGAAGGCTAAGGATGGCGGTAAACTGAGTGCCTTCATCAAGGGGGTCAATGTTCAAAAAGGAAAGGATTTTAGGAATGATGTTGCGACTTGGCTCGGTCAAGAAACTTCATTGGAAATAGTTCCGCATGAGGTTAAACCCTTCAGATTAAGCGGGCTGGACGAAGACCGAAAGTTTGGCGACATTGATATTGCGGCAATCGATAAAACACGTAGAGTATTCTACTCCATAGAATGTAAAAATACTGTTGGGGCGAGGGTCATGCATGAAATGAAGACGGAAATGGATAAGTACTTGGGTAGGACAGAGGCTGATTCATGGGTTCACAAGCATGCAAGAAGACATGAATGGCTATTGAAAAACCAAAATTTGCTTGGGGAATTTGTGGAAAATCCCGAAAAGTTTAAAATCGTCTCTTTACTCTTAACATCAACCGATCTTCCAGTGATTTATCTAGCAAAAGAAAAAAGCCCTTTACCGCTAGTTTCTTTCCCATCACTTAAGCGGAATGGGGTTGCCGCTTTTAATGTGCGGTAA